A window from Zingiber officinale cultivar Zhangliang chromosome 7A, Zo_v1.1, whole genome shotgun sequence encodes these proteins:
- the LOC122001730 gene encoding 3-oxo-Delta(4,5)-steroid 5-beta-reductase-like, whose amino-acid sequence MSWWWAGAIGAARKKLDDDSAPSLGVKYESVALVIGATGIVGSSLVDILPLSDTPGGPWKVYAVSRRSPNPALLPASEADDAALPVHYVQCDVLDPEDASAKLSPLTDVTHIFYVAWANRTVEAENRAVNATMLRNVLAAVVPSVPNLRHVCLQTGRKHYLGPFEALGKVPAHEPPFSEDLPRLPVPNFYYDQEDVLFDELSKREGGVTWSIHRPTTIFGFSPTSLMNLIGTLCVYAAICRKEGAPLRWPGSQITWDGFSDASDADLIAEQQIWAAVDPYARNEAFNCSNGDVFKWKHLWAALAEQFGVEAVGYQEDAERFSLEEAMRGKEALWADIVAEHDLVPTKLDEVATWWFADVVLGAPMEHLDSMNKSKEHGFFGFRNTVTSFNSWIEKMRAFKIVP is encoded by the coding sequence ATGAGTTGGTGGTGGGCGGGCGCCATCGGCGCGGCGAGGAAGAAGCTGGACGACGACTCCGCACCCTCCCTCGGCGTCAAGTACGAGAGCGTCGCCCTCGTCATCGGCGCCACCGGAATCGTCGGTTCGTCCCTCGTCGACATCCTCCCGCTCTCCGACACCCCCGGCGGCCCTTGGAAGGTCTACGCTGTCTCCCGCCGTTCCCCCAATCCTGCTCTCCTCCCAGCCTCCGAAGCCGACGACGCCGCCCTGCCCGTACACTACGTCCAGTGCGATGTCCTCGACCCCGAAGACGCCTCCGCTAAGCTCTCCCCGCTCACCGATGTGACTCACATCTTCTACGTCGCCTGGGCCAATCGCACCGTCGAGGCCGAGAACCGCGCCGTCAACGCGACGATGCTCCGTAACGTCCTTGCCGCCGTTGTCCCCTCCGTCCCCAACCTCCGTCACGTTTGCCTGCAGACGGGGCGCAAGCACTACCTCGGCCCCTTCGAAGCCCTAGGCAAAGTCCCCGCTCATGAGCCACCCTTCAGCGAGGACCTCCCTCGTCTCCCCGTCCCCAACTTCTACTACGACCAGGAAGACGTCCTGTTCGACGAATTGTCCAAGAGGGAGGGCGGCGTGACCTGGTCGATCCACCGCCCCACCACCATCTTCGGCTTCTCCCCCACCAGTCTCATGAACCTAATCGGCACCCTGTGCGTCTACGCGGCGATATGCCGGAAGGAAGGGGCGCCGCTCCGGTGGCCGGGAAGCCAGATCACATGGGACGGGTTCAGCGACGCGTCGGACGCGGATCTGATCGCGGAGCAGCAGATCTGGGCGGCCGTCGACCCGTACGCGAGGAACGAGGCGTTCAACTGCAGCAACGGGGACGTGTTCAAGTGGAAGCATCTGTGGGCGGCGCTGGCGGAGCAGTTCGGGGTGGAGGCGGTGGGGTACCAGGAGGACGCGGAGCGGTTCTCGCTGGAGGAGGCGATGAGGGGCAAGGAGGCGCTGTGGGCAGACATCGTGGCAGAACACGATCTGGTGCCGACGAAGCTGGACGAGGTGGCTACCTGGTGGTTCGCCGACGTGGTGCTGGGCGCCCCGATGGAGCACCTCGACAGCATgaacaagagcaaggagcacggcTTCTTTGGGTTCCGCAACACCGTCACTTCCTTCAATTCTTGGATCGAGAAGATGAGGGCCTTCAAGATCGTCCCCTGA